One genomic region from Cryptococcus neoformans var. grubii H99 chromosome 10, complete sequence encodes:
- a CDS encoding uracil permease yields the protein MTTRLRAKKILKKLESNHAEGLTSTEMFLATEDLLPVKKEQKTWDGWNFASFWIADSFNLNTFTIASSMISAGLNWWQAFICVIIGYSLVGPLIVLSARPGAVHGIVFPAVCRTTFGLFGSLWPVLNRAGMAAIWWGVQGWLGGECVHVLLRAIWPSYPNIKNIMPTSTETTSAYVLAFVIFWLLSLPTIWVPIHKLRWLFAAKAIIGPIVGFTLFGWSITRAGGIGPIFSQPATLSGSALGWQMLISISSCFNNMFTLVVNAPDFASRAKKPSAAVWPQLISMPLGFTITSFLGIVIASASAPQFGTQIWDVVQIMDRMLDGASSSTRAGLVFISAGFVYVQLLLNVAANSISAGCDLTALFPRYLSIRRGGYIAAIIGICMNPWLLYTSSSTFSTYLSAYGVLLSCIAGPMITDYWFVRRGHMRVNDLYSAEKSGWYWYTWGINWRGYLGYLIGFACNAPGFINSINPNIYVPVGAQRVYYLSWITGTGISGLVYYLACLVSPPPGMNRTFMEVDESKDELRVDEIARMRMPQEGVEAPEILEKKVGQEGQVFVVEA from the exons ATGACCACAAGGTTAAGAGCCAAGAAGATCctgaagaagcttgagagTAACCATGCTGAGGGTCTCACAAGTACAGAGATGTTCCTCGCAACTGAGGACCTCTTACCTGTCAAAAAAGAGCAAAAGACTTGGGATGGTTGGAATTTT GCTTCTTTTTGGATCGCTGACAGTTTCAACTTAAATACATTTACTATTGCTTCGTCGATGATCAGTGCAGGTCTTAATTGGTGGCAAG CCTTCATCTGTGTCATAATCGGGTACTCCCTCGTCGGTCCGCTCATCGTGCTTAGTGCGCGCCCT GGCGCTGTCCATGGGATCGTCTTCCCTGCTGTCTGTCGTACCACGTTTGGATTATTCGGCAGTCTGTGGCCTGTTCTCAACCGAGCGGGAATGGCTG CGATCTGGTGGGGCGTGCAAGGATGGCTCGGAGGTGAATGTGTCCATGTATTGCTCAGAGCGATCTGGCCAAGCTATCCCAATATCAAAAACATAATGCCTACAAGCACCGAAACTACTTCAG CTTATGTCCTTGCCTTTGTAATATTTTGGCTCCTTTCTTTACCTACAATCTGGGTACCCATCCACAAACTTCGATGGCTTTTCGCAGCCAAAGCGATCATCGGTCCTATCGTGGGCTTTACTCTCTTTGGATGGTCAATCACACGAGCAGGCGGTATTGGTCCAATCTTCTCGCAGCCTGCCACCTTGTCTGGCTCTGCCTTGGGATGGCAAATGCTCATTAGCATTTCTAGCTGCTTCAACAACATGTTTACTCTCGTAGTCAATGCTCCTGACTTTGCCAGTAGGGCTAAGAAGCCCAGTGCTGCCGTGTGGCCTCAATTGATTTCAATGCCGCTCGGCTTTACTATCACTTCTTTCTTGGGTATCGTGATCGCTTCTGCTAGTGCTCCTCAATTTGGTACTCAGATCTGGGATGTTGTCCAG ATCATGGACAGAATGCTTGACGGCGCCTCCTCATCTACACGAGCGGGACTTGTTTTTATCTCTGCTGGTTTCGTCTACGTTCA GCTTTTGCTCAACGTTGCTGCCAACTCCATCTCTGCTGGTTGCGATCTCACTGCCCTATTCCCCCGATACCTCTCTATTCGCAGGGGTGGATATATTGCCGCCATCATCGGTATCTGCATGAACCCATGGTTGCTCTAcacatcttcctccactttcaGCACTTATCTCAGTGCTTATGGTGTTCTTCTCTCATGTATCGCCGGTCCAATGATCACCGACTATTGGTTCGTTCGAAGAGGACATATGCGTGTAAACGACTTGTACTCTGCGGAGAAGAGCGGATGGTATTGGTACACCTGGGGTATTAACTGGCGTGGTTATTTGGGCTACCTCATCGGCTTTGCCTGTAACGCACCCGGTTTCATCAATTCTATCAACCCCAACATCTACGTCCCGGTAGGGGCCCAGCGTGTATATTATCTCTCTTGGATTACAGGTACTGGTATTTCCGGTCTTGTTTATTATCTGGCTTGTCTCGTCTCTCCGCCTCCTGGAATGAACAGGACTTTCATGGAGGTTGATGAGAGTAAGGATGAGTTGAGAGTTGATGAGATTGCTAGGATGAGAATGCCGCAGGAGGGTGTGGAAGCGCCAGAGATattggaaaagaaggtcGGCCAGGAAGGCCAGGTGTTTGTGGTGGAAGCGTAA
- a CDS encoding ribitol kinase, protein MSDMEYFIGFDVGTGSGRACLVDRNGNLIAEHAEPTLTHRSPTDARIFEQSTGNIWKSLSICSKKILAESGVKPEQVKGLGFDATCSLAVVDKQGKPVSISRAGQTEENEKDANLGLEGEWNVILWADHRAEEEAEKINSTGEGVLGFVGKTMSLEMEIPKTLWLSKHMAQEKFKQCMFFDLPDFLTYNATSDLARSTCSLACKCSFVPIGATMTHDCDGGKEEVSTQGWSARFFEKIGLHDLVKEDFASLGGIPGKNGLVLTAGQPVGKGLSKRAAEELGLLEGTAVGSGVIDAYAGWIGTVAAAAGEDQAQPTLEDASTRLAAIAGTSTCHIAQSKDGILVPGVWGPYRDAVFPNLWMNEGGQSSTGQLIDFMMQSHPAYPKLLELSKSSGKSTFELLAERLETLQAEKAAKTLTHLTKDLHFYPDLHGNRSPLADPRMKGMITGLVLDDTLNDLAAKFNVTLEAIALQTRHIVDEMNAKGHKIDSIYMSGSQAKNGPLMRLLATVLQMPVIIPPQPSAAVVLGAAMLGRYAYDLTTERQGKPISSQQEAEVAKEKDGWRLWDVMVQMTRPGKRIEPRNDKFGISEKRLLDVKYKIFREAVEVQRRWRQMIADEVKEEE, encoded by the exons ATGAGCGACATGGAGTACTTCATCGGCTTTGACGT TGGCACTGGCTCTGGCAGAGCATGTCTCGTCGACCGCAACGGCAATCTTATAGCTGAGCACGCTG AACCTACTCTTACCCACCGTTCCCCCACCGACGCTCGTATCTTCGAGCAATCCACAGGCAACATCTGGAAatccctctccatctgctCTAAGAAGATCCTCGCTGAGTCTGGTGTCAAGCCTGAACAAGTTAAAGGTCTCGGCTTTGACGCTACTTGTTCGCTTGCTGTCGTCGACAAGCAGGGCAAGCCTGTGAGCATCTCCAGGGCAGGCCAGACTGAGGAGAACGAAAAGGATGCCAACCTCGGGTTGGAAGGGGAGTGGAATGTTATCCTTTGGGCCGACCACCGagctgaggaggaggctgaAAAGATCAACTCGACTGGCGAGGGCGTGCTTGGTTTCGTCGGCAAGACTATGAGT CTTGAGATGGAGATCCCCAAGACTCTCTGGTTGAGCAAGCACATGGCCCAGGAGAAGTTCAAGCAGTGCATGTTCTTTGA CCTTCCTGACTTTCTTACCTACAATGCTACCTCTGACCTTGCTCGTTCCACTTGCTCTCTCGCCTGCAAGTGCTCTTTCGTTCCCATTGGAGCAACTATGACCCATGACTGTGATGGcggcaaggaggaggtcAGCACCCAGGGTTGGTCTGCTAGGTTTTTCGAGAAGATTG GCCTTCACGACTTGGTCAAAGAAGATTTTGCTTCTCTCGGTGGTATTCCCGGCAAGAACGGCCTCGTCCTAACTGCTGGGCAACCAGTCGGTAAAGGTCTCAGCAAGCGTGCTGCCGAAGAGCTCGGTCTTTTGGAAGGGACAGCTGTCGGATCTGGTGTTATCGATGCTTATGCCGGATGGATCGGTACCGTCGCTGCAGCTGCTGGGGAAGACCAGGCTCAGCCTACTCTTGAGGATGCTAGTACTAGGCTTGCTGCTATTGCTGGTACCAGTACATGCCACATTGCACAAAGCAAGGATGGTATTTTGGTCCCTGG TGTTTGGGGTCCCTACCGAGATGCCGTGTTCCCTAACCTCTGGATGAACGAAGGTGGCCAGTCTTCTACCGGCCAG CTTATCGACTTCATGATGCAAAGCCACCCCGCCTATCCCAAGCTTTTGGAGCTTTCCAAAAGTTCGGGCAAGAGCACTTTTGAGTTGCTCGCTGAACGATTAGAAACTTTGCAGGCGGAGAAAGCTGCCAAGACTTTGA CTCACTTGACAAAGGATTTGCACTTCTACCCCGACTTG CATGGTAACCGATCTCCCCTCGCCGATCCCCGTATGAAGGGTATGATCACCGGTCTCGTCCTTGACGACACTCTCAACGACCTCGCAGCCAAATTCAATGTCACCCTTGAAGCCATTGCCTTGCAAACCCGCCACATTGTCGACGAGATGAACGCCAAAGGCCACAAGATTGACTCTATCTACATGAGCGGTTCTCAAGCTAAGAACGGTCCTCTCATGCGTCTTCTCGCGACCGTGCTCCAAATGCCGGTCATCATCCCCCCTCAACCTTCAGCTGCCGTCGTACTCGGCGCAGCGATGCTTGGTCGATATGCATATGACCTCACGACCGAACGACAGGGTAAACCCATTTCGTCCCAGCAAGAAGCGGAGGTagcgaaggaaaaggatggatggaggCTTTGGGATGTGATGGTGCAGATGACTCGTCcggggaagaggattgaaCCCAGGAATGATAAGTTTGGGATTAGTGAGAAGAGGTTGTTGGATGTCAAGTACAAGATCTTTAGAGAGGCTGTAGAGGTgcagagaagatggcgacagatgattgctgatgaggtcaaggaagaggaataA
- a CDS encoding Mob1 family protein → MIIQPPQGASSYRLKRGTKLSEVPPQPPTPSVPPLSTLNGPFQLAEYLALKVKHDPHDVNGLVKVPVGDGSMDGKGPDRDVWIYEQLRRIPIDLTPLITALLPICTRETCPQMRSSEWSYFCVAHGSGTRECSTIDYILHTLDSTVTLLNNSKHFPSRMHIPPASISHFPSIFRRLSRIFSHAYFHHREAFIMAEVENSLYARFVELCEAYELVGERLLVIPKEVVNQFRDDDEEDIGRDKGKGKASTLDEKDDVKEPAKIFNGTSKLAVRGSSTLGHNEMLGRGKTGRLTLAGDKDVAEGSSFTPATNATDAVEERENEEEEDHREIKLRSRSDSLSSLESTGSVQTAVHVSDIEALSQDIETGHVEDASPPPVAEVVTEEKKDEEEAPKDEIDLLEDETKLQEEADVAPLPVAEELKEEGAEQETKPVEETRPAEKQVQPKSDDQATLETFQEGDSSRVKEDKEVDKKKEAKLEDVRSDDEEEEKEATSSELPFETPAPIKVAPVVESSFSKPLATSEVPAQPESKTVESASQQEQTSTTTSANPELGPSPTGETFSEPSSESELETDHSPLSLELSPSTSSAEEKQDDKKGSLSKKRAKKAAQKARAKEREREAKAQAQAQIESEVLENSGETDKLENNKDTEKEKQRYNTT, encoded by the exons ATGATAATACAGCCTCCCCAAGGGGCTTCTTCCTACCGGCTCAAACGGGGCACAAAACTCTCCGAAGTCCCTCCTCAACCACCGACTCCATCCGTCCCTCCGCTTTCGACCCTGAATGGCCCTTTTCAGCTCGCAGAGTATCTGGCGCTCAAGGTGAAACATGACCCTCATGATGTTAATGGGCTGGTCAAGGTACCtgttggagatgggagCATGGATGGAAAGGGACCTGATAGGGACGTG TGGATCTACGAGCAACTTAG ACGTATACCTATAGACCTTACTCCACTTATCACAGCGCTTCTCCCCATTTGCACTCGTGAAACATGCCCACAAATGAGGTCGTCCGAGTGGTCTTACTTTTGCGTGGCTCATGGCAGCGGGACCAGAGAATGTAGCACCATTGACTACATTTTACATAC ACTGGACTCCACCGTGACGCTGCTTAACAACTCCAAACATTTCCCCTCTCG AATGCACATTCCTCctgcttccatctcacACTTTCCCTCCATATTCCGACGTCTCTCCCGTATCTTCTCCCATGCCTACTTCCACCATCGTGAAGCATTTATTATGGCCGAAGTCGAAAATTCACTTTACGCCCGATTCGTTGAACTTTGTGAAGCTTATGAGCTTGTCGGGGAGAGGCTGCTGGTTATTCCCAAAGAGGTCGTCAATCAATTtagggatgatgatgaggaggatatcGGAAGAGATaaaggaaaggggaaggcTAGCACTCTcgacgagaaggatgatgtcaAGGAACCTGCAAAGATATTTAACGGCACTTCCAAGTTGGCGGTCAGAGGTAGCAGCACCCTTGGCCATAATGAGATGTTAGGCAGGGGTAAAACTGGCCGATTAACACTAGCTGGGGATAAGGATGTAGCCGAAGGCTCATCCTTTACTCCCGCCACCAATGCTACCGATGCTgtagaagagagagaaaacgaggaagaggaggatcaTAGGGAAATTAAGCTGAGATCTCGATCCGACAGTTTGTCAAGTTTGGAAAGCACCGGCTCCGTTCAGACAGCTGTCCATGTCTCAGACATTGAGGCTTTATCTCAGGACATTGAAACTGGGCATGTAGAGGATGCGAGCCCGCCGCCGGTAGCTGAGGTTGTGaccgaggagaagaaagatgaagaagaagcacccaaggatgagattgatctccttgaagatgagacgAAGTTGCAGGAGGAAGCTGATGTGGCGCCTTTACCTGTGGCCGAAGAACtaaaagaggaaggggcAGAGCAGGAGACCAAGCCCGTTGAGGAGACAAGGCCTGCTGAGAAGCAGGTACAGCCCAAGTCTGATGATCAGGCTACATTGGAAACCTTCCAGGAGGGAGATTCTAGCAGAGTAaaggaagacaaggaaGTTGataagaaaaaagaagcaaaGTTGGAGGATGTCAGGtcggatgacgaggaagaggaaaaagaggcaaCGTCTTCAGAACTTCCATTCGAGACTCCCGCTCCTATAAAAGTCGCCCCGGTTGTCGAATCTAGCTTTTCCAAGCCCCTCGCTACCTCAGAGGTTCCTGCTCAACCCGAGTCCAAGACTGTTGAGAGCGCCAGCCAACAAGAGCAAACATCCACAACTACCTCTGCCAACCCTGAACTTGGGCCAAGTCCTACCGGCGAAACATTTTCAGAACCTAGCTCCGAATCCGAATTAGAGACCGATCACTCCCCTTTATCTCTTGAATTATCTCCCTCTACCTCATCGGCggaagagaagcaagaCGATAAGAAGGGTTCATTGTCAAAAAAACGAGCTAAGAAAGCAGCTCAGAAGGCTAGAgcaaaggagagagaaagagaagccAAGGCTCAGGCTCAAGCACAAATTGAAAGTGAGGTTCTGGAGAACTCAGGCGAGACAGACAAGCTGGAGAACAATAAGGATAccgaaaaagaaaagcaaAGGTATAATACGACATAG